One segment of Marinobacter sediminum DNA contains the following:
- a CDS encoding LysE/ArgO family amino acid transporter has protein sequence MLESYLTGLVVCGGIIVAIGAQNAYILSQAIRREHHWWSAGLCMVADITLFTLGMFGVSAALMAMPEALDILRWLGVAFLGWLAIQAFFRASRGRAALEAGEITKRSLKGVLFTTLAVTLLNPQVYLDTLLLIPAIGAQQENATTFVAGASSASILWFGLVAWGGSALAPILSRPLAWRIIDGVIGLMMAGIALQLAFGGL, from the coding sequence GTGCTCGAGAGTTATCTGACAGGTCTGGTTGTTTGCGGTGGCATCATTGTGGCTATTGGTGCCCAGAATGCTTATATCCTGAGCCAGGCCATTCGTCGTGAACATCACTGGTGGTCCGCGGGCCTGTGTATGGTGGCGGATATTACCCTGTTCACCCTGGGAATGTTTGGCGTGAGCGCGGCCCTGATGGCGATGCCGGAGGCGCTGGATATTCTGCGCTGGCTGGGGGTTGCCTTTCTGGGGTGGCTGGCGATTCAGGCGTTCTTTCGGGCCAGTCGGGGCAGGGCGGCGCTTGAGGCCGGTGAGATCACAAAGCGCAGTCTCAAGGGGGTATTGTTCACCACACTGGCGGTGACGCTGCTGAACCCGCAAGTGTACCTGGATACCCTGTTGCTGATTCCTGCGATCGGTGCGCAGCAGGAAAATGCCACCACGTTTGTGGCCGGGGCCAGCAGTGCCTCAATACTCTGGTTCGGGCTGGTTGCCTGGGGTGGTTCTGCGCTGGCACCCATCCTCTCCCGCCCGCTGGCCTGGCGTATCATTGATGGCGTAATTGGACTTATGATGGCGGGAATAGCGCTTCAACTGGCGTTCGGAGGGCTTTGA
- a CDS encoding C40 family peptidase, producing the protein MAALLKQSLLLTMLALALGGCASTTNLQTAGDNRFSAVDPSQSSESTQRLWQVFERYQGAPYEYGGTSAQGFDCSGFIMTAYREGLGKQVPRTTSQMLKYGKVIAPASVQPGDLVFFRIRGKEQHAGIYMGDDRFIHASTSAGVTLSELDGYYWRDRFTEARRFE; encoded by the coding sequence ATGGCAGCATTGCTCAAACAGTCTCTCTTGTTAACGATGCTGGCTTTGGCACTCGGAGGCTGTGCCAGTACCACAAACCTGCAAACCGCAGGCGATAACCGGTTTTCGGCGGTTGACCCATCACAGTCTTCGGAATCGACCCAGCGGCTATGGCAGGTTTTTGAGCGCTATCAGGGCGCGCCTTATGAATACGGTGGCACCTCGGCGCAAGGTTTTGACTGTTCCGGGTTCATTATGACCGCTTACCGTGAGGGCCTTGGCAAGCAGGTGCCCCGAACGACCTCCCAGATGCTCAAATATGGAAAGGTGATTGCCCCAGCCAGCGTACAACCGGGCGATCTGGTGTTTTTCCGGATCCGGGGCAAGGAACAGCATGCGGGTATCTACATGGGCGATGACCGTTTCATCCATGCGTCCACGTCTGCGGGCGTTACGCTTTCAGAGCTGGATGGCTACTACTGGAGAGACCGCTTTACTGAGGCACGCCGCTTCGAGTAG
- a CDS encoding intermembrane phospholipid transport protein YdbH family protein, with the protein MSSKIRRLFVWSVVILLAVLLVCGLYARKAWEEWKAAQAIQQFDWQGVRLSLDGIHAEAFSLVRSDGAQRFSVEGDGFALGWSLWHLALSNVRVERLDVEIPSWPVAQATTETGSPLNLPDQLPSWLPDRIAIRHFSASLPDKVQVRGNLVLSLAANPEQWHLETDETWIEAALPDIHQAGWTFRGVNARVGLAGSAGFDQLTLDVLPDSVLHVDRLDGPRAGENIWLGQVDAAADGLRLEATYSLTDRNLLTLAYEGPLTLAARSLHHPNLQPQFWNFKGLVDGNLRQVDLRGAVAGEAGVTSDVSVLWPVAGVPVISATLDMAGEKAGKAFAETLTPWPSGLEISEGQLNLQAEVRLPGATPVAEAKVRAKGVSGILDRMAWTGLNGQLDVQYGDKMVVRTSDLRLERLNPGIAMGPLVVSGRYEASREAPFAGTVSVIKGHAGFLGGELRVKPGEWRVTDLPARVTVWLNDVQVGRLMKVYPAEGLDGSGTLEGEVPLLISMDGVRVAGGVINAASPGGMLKFPAGRLQALAQNNDTMKLVVLALQNFNYDRLRSTIDYDQDGTLSLGLRLEGSNPDVRDGHPMVVNINFEEDIPALLTSLQLSGRVNEAVTEKVRNLMKKREAGKTGQ; encoded by the coding sequence ATGTCTAGCAAAATCCGCCGGCTGTTTGTCTGGTCTGTGGTCATTCTCCTGGCAGTTCTTCTGGTGTGCGGCCTTTATGCCCGTAAGGCCTGGGAGGAGTGGAAGGCAGCGCAGGCGATCCAGCAGTTCGATTGGCAGGGCGTCAGGCTTTCTCTGGACGGTATCCATGCAGAGGCATTCTCATTGGTCCGGTCTGACGGGGCACAGCGATTTTCTGTCGAGGGCGACGGGTTTGCTCTGGGTTGGAGCCTTTGGCATCTGGCGCTCTCCAATGTCCGGGTCGAACGACTCGATGTTGAGATCCCGTCCTGGCCGGTTGCGCAGGCGACAACGGAAACAGGAAGTCCGTTGAATCTGCCAGATCAGCTGCCCTCGTGGCTCCCCGATCGCATTGCCATCAGGCACTTTAGTGCCAGCTTGCCAGATAAGGTTCAGGTCCGTGGCAATCTGGTGCTCAGTCTCGCCGCGAACCCGGAGCAATGGCATCTGGAAACCGATGAAACGTGGATTGAGGCTGCTCTGCCAGACATCCACCAGGCAGGCTGGACTTTCCGGGGCGTTAACGCCCGGGTGGGACTTGCCGGCTCGGCCGGATTCGACCAGCTCACCCTGGATGTGCTTCCGGATTCAGTGCTCCATGTTGACCGCCTCGATGGCCCCCGCGCGGGCGAAAACATCTGGCTTGGTCAGGTAGATGCCGCTGCGGACGGACTTCGCCTCGAAGCAACCTACAGCCTCACCGACCGCAATCTGCTGACACTGGCGTATGAAGGTCCTCTGACTCTGGCCGCCCGGTCGTTACATCATCCGAATCTACAACCACAATTCTGGAATTTTAAGGGCCTGGTCGACGGCAACCTCCGTCAGGTCGACCTCAGAGGGGCGGTGGCCGGTGAGGCTGGCGTTACCTCGGATGTATCAGTTCTCTGGCCTGTAGCTGGCGTGCCTGTTATTTCGGCGACGCTGGATATGGCGGGAGAGAAAGCCGGAAAGGCCTTTGCCGAAACACTGACCCCCTGGCCGTCCGGCCTTGAGATCAGTGAAGGGCAGCTCAACTTGCAGGCCGAAGTGCGTTTGCCTGGCGCAACGCCTGTGGCCGAGGCGAAGGTCCGTGCGAAAGGGGTGTCAGGCATTCTGGACCGCATGGCATGGACCGGACTTAATGGCCAGCTGGATGTTCAGTACGGGGATAAAATGGTTGTCCGGACATCCGATCTCAGGCTGGAACGGTTGAATCCTGGCATCGCCATGGGCCCCCTCGTCGTTAGTGGCCGTTACGAGGCGTCTCGTGAAGCGCCGTTCGCAGGTACCGTGTCGGTGATAAAGGGGCACGCGGGATTTCTCGGTGGTGAGCTTCGGGTGAAGCCCGGGGAGTGGAGGGTGACCGATTTGCCCGCCAGGGTAACGGTTTGGCTGAATGATGTTCAGGTTGGCCGCTTGATGAAGGTATATCCGGCAGAGGGGTTGGATGGCAGTGGGACGCTAGAGGGGGAGGTTCCGCTGCTAATCAGCATGGATGGTGTGCGGGTTGCCGGTGGCGTGATCAATGCCGCTTCACCGGGCGGCATGCTGAAATTCCCGGCGGGTCGTTTGCAGGCGTTGGCACAGAATAACGACACCATGAAACTGGTGGTTCTGGCCCTTCAAAACTTTAACTATGACCGGCTGCGTAGCACGATAGACTATGATCAGGATGGAACCCTGAGCCTGGGACTTCGGCTGGAGGGAAGCAATCCTGACGTTCGGGATGGCCACCCCATGGTGGTTAACATCAATTTCGAGGAAGACATCCCGGCGTTACTGACCAGTCTGCAGCTGAGCGGGCGGGTGAACGAAGCGGTAACTGAAAAGGTCCGGAACCTGATGAAAAAGCGTGAGGCCGGCAAGACCGGACAATAG
- a CDS encoding YnbE family lipoprotein: protein MRKLVAIAVIPLLAAACTPTVQMAAPKEPITVNLNVKIQHEIYVKVDKEVDELFSDKGLF from the coding sequence ATGCGGAAGCTTGTCGCTATTGCCGTTATCCCGTTACTGGCCGCAGCCTGCACACCAACCGTGCAAATGGCGGCTCCGAAGGAACCCATAACCGTGAACCTGAACGTCAAGATTCAACATGAAATCTACGTGAAGGTCGATAAGGAAGTGGACGAGCTATTCAGCGATAAAGGCCTGTTCTGA
- a CDS encoding YdbL family protein translates to MRSVTKFGALLLALCLSLPALAMSLDEAKEQLDSAKQQGLVGETPSGYLAVVQADGNARAIVDAINEARRSEYSRIAGKHGIPVGEVEVVAGKKAVEKTPAGQFIRVGDKWVRK, encoded by the coding sequence ATGAGATCAGTCACTAAATTCGGCGCTCTCCTGCTGGCGCTGTGTCTCAGCTTGCCGGCACTGGCCATGAGCCTTGATGAGGCAAAAGAGCAGCTGGATTCTGCCAAGCAGCAGGGCCTGGTGGGTGAGACACCCTCAGGCTATCTGGCCGTGGTTCAGGCGGATGGCAATGCCAGGGCAATCGTTGATGCCATCAATGAAGCGCGACGCAGCGAGTACAGTCGCATTGCCGGTAAACACGGCATTCCTGTCGGGGAAGTCGAGGTGGTCGCAGGCAAGAAAGCCGTCGAAAAAACGCCGGCCGGTCAGTTCATTCGCGTCGGTGATAAGTGGGTCAGGAAATAA
- a CDS encoding SOS response-associated peptidase, with translation MCGRFTFYTPPETLILDYFPEGLEVDGHFEPSYNITPGIGIPMIRTSMAGTPILAHSHWGFRPVWAGDKAPSPINARAESVATSKYFREAFAHHRCLIPANGWFEWKQTEQGKEPHYVTPADPQKHPVIFFAGLWTPMEGDETTACAIITEPAGEPLKHIHDRQPVVLAPSCFQRWLDPGLTDRDSIRAATHRFAAEQLQQFPVSTEVNNPRHNTPTLINKV, from the coding sequence ATGTGCGGACGATTCACCTTCTACACGCCTCCAGAAACCCTCATTCTCGATTACTTCCCCGAGGGCCTGGAGGTGGATGGTCACTTTGAGCCCAGCTACAACATCACTCCGGGCATCGGCATTCCCATGATCCGCACGAGTATGGCCGGCACCCCCATACTGGCGCATTCGCACTGGGGTTTCCGCCCCGTTTGGGCCGGTGACAAGGCCCCTTCCCCGATCAATGCCAGGGCCGAAAGCGTTGCTACCTCGAAGTACTTCCGCGAGGCCTTCGCGCATCACCGCTGCCTGATTCCCGCAAATGGCTGGTTCGAATGGAAACAGACTGAACAGGGCAAAGAACCCCACTATGTCACCCCGGCTGATCCCCAAAAGCACCCTGTGATCTTCTTTGCCGGACTCTGGACGCCCATGGAGGGCGACGAAACCACGGCCTGCGCGATTATTACCGAGCCCGCCGGCGAGCCACTAAAGCACATTCATGACCGCCAGCCGGTTGTTCTTGCCCCATCCTGTTTCCAGCGCTGGCTCGATCCCGGCCTGACGGACCGCGACAGCATTCGTGCAGCCACCCATCGGTTCGCGGCAGAGCAGCTTCAGCAATTCCCGGTGTCAACGGAAGTCAATAATCCGAGGCACAATACGCCAACGCTGATCAACAAGGTATAA
- the arfB gene encoding alternative ribosome rescue aminoacyl-tRNA hydrolase ArfB, with protein MLKLSNAVELADWELEITQIRAQGAGGQNVNKVASAVHLRFDILNSSLPPFYKERLMSLNDQRISKEGVIIIKAQSFRTLELNKEDALERLKELIQEAVKPQKARRPTKPSRSAQRKRVDRKTKKGKTKALRGKVQI; from the coding sequence ATGCTGAAATTATCCAATGCTGTTGAACTTGCCGACTGGGAACTTGAAATCACCCAGATTCGCGCTCAGGGAGCTGGTGGCCAGAACGTCAATAAGGTCGCCTCAGCCGTCCATCTGCGATTCGATATCCTGAATTCCAGCCTTCCTCCGTTTTACAAGGAACGGCTGATGTCGCTGAATGATCAGCGTATCAGCAAGGAGGGCGTGATTATTATCAAAGCACAATCTTTCCGGACTTTGGAGCTCAATAAGGAAGATGCCCTCGAGCGTCTGAAAGAGTTGATACAGGAAGCAGTGAAGCCGCAGAAAGCGCGCCGCCCGACGAAACCATCCCGTTCGGCCCAGCGCAAGCGCGTGGACCGCAAGACCAAAAAGGGCAAAACCAAGGCTCTGCGCGGCAAGGTTCAGATCTGA
- a CDS encoding alpha/beta hydrolase yields MLWILLAVILLIIAATLVIFRLEDLSHLDHEDHPVRDGVPSDANREVLGKIRELGMSSRGLKGKARLMALRHHMDGLSEGLELSSDFRHCEEPRGEWVIAPGADTRRRILYIHGGAWAAGSPRSHRAITDRFSHIANAAVFAVDYRLMPEHRYMDGIRDCRKAYTWLLEHGPEGQENADFMVVAGDSAGGSHTLGLLAWIRDNRIRQADAAIAFSPSTDMTLTAPSNRNNISTDPLLGPVFGGLSKIPLPIIWWVTFAAMRVSPASAVASPLRGDLRNLPPTLIQASDSEMLLDNARRYASKAQAEGSPVELHTWPGMVHVWQIFGPLLPEAEEAYQDIESFLKRVESKSGEQQTAQI; encoded by the coding sequence GGTTCGGGATGGTGTCCCCAGCGATGCCAACAGGGAAGTCCTTGGTAAGATTCGCGAACTTGGCATGAGTTCACGGGGCCTGAAAGGCAAGGCCCGCCTGATGGCACTTCGCCATCACATGGACGGATTGAGTGAGGGGCTGGAGCTGAGCTCGGATTTTCGTCACTGTGAGGAGCCGCGCGGCGAATGGGTCATTGCTCCCGGAGCGGATACCCGACGACGCATTCTCTACATCCACGGTGGCGCATGGGCTGCCGGAAGCCCGCGGAGCCACCGGGCAATAACCGATCGGTTTTCCCACATAGCCAATGCCGCCGTGTTTGCGGTCGATTACCGGCTGATGCCGGAACACCGCTACATGGATGGCATCCGTGATTGCCGGAAGGCCTATACCTGGTTGCTGGAGCATGGACCAGAGGGGCAGGAAAACGCTGACTTCATGGTAGTTGCCGGAGATTCGGCCGGCGGCAGTCACACTCTGGGACTGCTGGCCTGGATTCGGGACAACCGGATACGCCAGGCGGACGCGGCGATCGCCTTTTCGCCTTCCACAGACATGACCCTGACCGCACCCAGCAACCGGAACAACATTTCAACAGACCCCTTGCTTGGCCCCGTGTTCGGCGGGCTCTCCAAGATCCCCCTGCCCATCATCTGGTGGGTAACGTTTGCAGCAATGCGGGTTTCTCCCGCCAGTGCCGTCGCGTCACCGCTTCGGGGCGATCTGCGAAATCTGCCGCCAACCCTCATTCAGGCCAGTGATTCCGAAATGCTGCTGGATAACGCTCGTCGCTATGCCTCCAAGGCACAAGCCGAAGGCTCGCCCGTGGAGCTGCATACCTGGCCTGGCATGGTGCACGTCTGGCAGATCTTCGGCCCGCTGCTCCCAGAGGCGGAAGAAGCGTATCAGGACATCGAGTCGTTTCTGAAAAGGGTTGAATCAAAGAGCGGGGAACAGCAAACCGCTCAGATCTGA